GCGGCAGACGGTCNNNNNNNNNNNNNNNNNNNNNNNNNNNNNNNNNNNNNNNNNNNNNNNNNNNNNNNNNNNNNNNNNNNNNNNNNNNNNNNNNNNNCGTGTTCCCGAACGCTCTTCTGTGTGAGGAACCATCACGGTCACAGTTCGCAATTCTGTAACCATCTCCGGAACCATGATTGTCTTTTCAACGGCTTCCCATGTTCCGCAATCAGAGCTGCAGGAAGACCCGCAACTGCTCACACTGTCGCAACCCGCACCACCATCGCCGAGACCGCATGGGCTACAGCACGAGGTACAGGGGGCTGCACAGCACGAACTTGCTTTGCCGCCGCCAAAGCAGCCTGCCTGTACAGATGCAGCCATCATGACGGCCACTGCGAATGACAAGACATTCCGCATGTCTCTACAACTCCTAATTTGAATCGCAATGATTCACAAGAAAAACGGATGAGCTTCCAGAGAACGCCTCCGAAACCACATACCGCCAGCTTTCAACCCCCTGCCGGACAGCCCCCCTAACCTCTTACGATGCCCAGATGTCCTCCGGCTGCTCAGCAACCATCGAATCACCATCGGCCTACCCAAATATAACACGGGGCGTTTACGACGAGCAACAAAAATGAACAATACGTTACGTTTAGGAGACATGCGTGGCATGCATCCATTTTGGACACATAACAGATATTTATAAAATATACTGCTTTTCACCAATAAAGTGCTTTAGGAACGCATAGTTGTGCTTTTGTCGACAAATTGCTGAGATCCGTGAGTATTTTCAAAAGAATTAATGACGCACGTGGTCATTCACCAACAGATCTCACAAAGTCGCTCTCGCGATCAGGATTGGCTTCGAGTTCCGGTTTCTGGCCGTTGTCCGCAATCATGTCCGCAGATATAGTCTTCCTCTGACCTGCCGTGAGTCACGGTGGCGGAAAATTCGTACCTGAGAAGCAGTCGCATTCCATGAAATTCTGTCTCGTCGACCGGATCATCGAAATTATTCCGGGCCAATCGATCGCGACGCTTAAGAACGTTTCGCTGGCCGAGGAGTACTTGGAGGACCACTTTCCGGGATTTTCCGTGTTTCCCGGCGTGATGATGGTTGAAGTGATGGTTCAGTCCTGCGCCTGGCTCTCACGAGCAACTGATGAGTTCAAGTACAGCGCGGTGCTCCTGCAGGAAGCAAAGGCTGTTAAATTCAACAGTTTTCTGAAACCCGGACGAACCCTGAATGTCACAGCGACGCTTAGGAAAAACGATGATCATCAGGTGTCGTTTACAGCATCCGGAACGGTGGATGGAGAATCGGCCGTCAGCGCACGTCTCGTCCTGTCAAAACAGAATCTGTCTGACCAGCGTCCGGATATGGCTGCAAACGATCAACGACTAATCGCGGCAATGAAAGATCAGTATGCTCAAATGATGCCAGATGCGAGTTGATTGGAAACATCGCAGAATCAAGGGAAAACCGAGAGCCAAACAGTTCATCCCTCGTCTGGCTCAGCTAAACCAATACAAATACAAACGGAATGAAGCGAATGAGTCTTGAAGGACGCGTAGCAATTGTCACTGGCGGAAGTCGAGGCATTGGCCGGGCCGTGGTGGAAAGCCTTGCAGCAGACGGAGCCCGGGTTGCTTTTGTTTACAACTCAAATTCCTCCGCTGCTGACGAAGTCGTAAATGCAGTAAAGGCGGCAGGCGGAGAATGCGTCGCGATTCAGGCCGATGTCCGTTCCCGGGAGTCAGCAGACAGGATTGTCACTGATGTTGTTGAAATGTGGGACAGTGTGGACATCCTCGTCAACAATGCCGGCATCATCCGTGACGGCCTGCTGGCGATGATGAATGAATCGGACTGGCAGGACGTCATCACTACAAATCTAAACAGCGTTTTCAACTTTTGTAAGGCCGTTACGCGCCAGATGATGTCTCAGCGTTATGGCCGAATTATTAATATGTCAAGTGTTGCGGCCAGCGTCGCGAATCCCGGTCAGGCTAACTACGCTGCGAGTAAGGGAGGAGTCGAAGGCTTCACTCGCTGTATCGCTGCAGAACTTTCCCGCCGAGGAATCACGGCAAACGCCGTTGCTCCAGGATTCATTGAAACAGATATGACCAAGGAGGTTGTGAGCGCAGCCGGAAAGGAGATCAAAAAGAAAATTCCGGCCAGGCGGCTTGGGACTCCCAGCGATATTGCCAACGCAGTACGCTTTCTGGCACAGCAGGAGTCGTCATATATTACCGGACAGGTTCTGACTGTTGACGGCGGGCTGACTCTGGGTGGGCTGTAACTGCCAGTTTCGCCGAAACGGCCATTCGACATCAGTCGCAATAAAAAACACGTGTATTTACAATTGCCGTACGGTGCCTCAGGATCGATAGTGGCAAAGACAGGAGTTGTACGCTGTCTGCTCTTTCCTCTAATTTTGAAATTGGTAGTTTCAGGAAATTAGCTGTCTGAAACCGGAATTATCAGTTGTGGTGAAGCAAACCACACACCTTGTGCGTTCACAGTGTTTGTGAAGACATCAGTTCAGTACAGTGTCTGAAAACGTAATGTGCGAATCAGGAGAAACATCAACATGCCGTCGAGTGAAGAAGTTTTCGACAAGGTTCGGGAGACCCTCATCGATGCCCTTGGGCTGGATGACGACGAAGTGACGCGGGAAGCCACGCTGATTGAAGATCTGGGGGCTGAATCGATCGACTTTCTGGATATCGTGTTTCGTCTGGAGAAAGAATTCGATATCAAGATTCCTCGTGGTGAACTGTTTCCCGAAAATCTGGCAGCTGCAGATTCCGGCTTCGTTGAAGATGACAGGATCACCGAGCAGGGCCTGGTTCAGCTTCGCGAGAAAATGCCTTACGCGGACATCGAAAGATTTGCCCAGGACCCGCAGGTCAGCGCAATTCCGAATCTGTTCACCGTCAATATGATTTGTAAATACATCGACGCCAGACTGGGTTAGGAGCAAACGGAGTCAGAAATGCGATGGTACTGGATAGACAGATTTGTCGAATTCGAATCCGGCCGCCATGCGACAGCCGTGAAGAATGTATCACTCGCGGAAGAACACCTGCACGATCACTATCCGGGGTTCCCTGTGATGCCCGGAACGCTCATTATCGAAGGAATGGCTCAGACTGGTGGAATTCTTCTGGGCGAAGTTAACAATTTTGCACACAACGTCATCCTCGCCAAAGTTCCCAAAATCCGGTTTCACAGCTGGGCGTTACCTGGCGACCAGCTTCTCTATGCGGCAACACTCCAGGACATTCGCGAAGAAGGTGGCTCAGTGAGCGTCAGAGCAACGGTGGCCGATCGCTTGGTTGCGGATGGTGAAATCATGTTCGTACATCTCAGCTCTGACGATCCTCAGTTGAGTCGAATTGATCAAAAGAACTTCGTCTTCCGCATGAACCTGATGGATATCATGGACGTCGGTAAAACCGGCACAGGGTGTTCAGAATGACCTGGGGTGGCAATGAAGGAAGAAGAGAATGAAACGTCGTGTTGTGGTGACAGGAATCGGGTGTATCAGCCCGCTGGGGAACACGGTCGAATCAATGTGGGAGAAACTCCAGGAAGGCGTTTCCGGGGTGGACCATATCACCTGTTTCGACGCTGCCGGATTCCCGACACAGTTTGCAGCTGAAGTCAAAGATTACCGTCTTGCGGATTACATCGATGACACCGAACGTTTTGCTGACGCCGGTCGAAATATTCGTTTTGCAATTGGGGCGGCCACACAGGCGATCACGGATTCCGGCCTGACTGAAGATGCCCGTTTTGATCCTGCGAAATTTGGTGTTTATCTGGGCGCTGGTGAAGGACAGCAGGATTTTATGCAATTCATGGAACTGGTGGCGGACAGCCAGGATAATGGCATCGTCAACCAGGAAAAATTCACGCATGACTTCCTTGACCGCATGAATCCACAGTTCGAAATCGAACTGGAACCGAATATGGCGGCCGCCCATCTGGCCAGTCTGTTCAATGCTCAGGGGCCAAATCTAAATTGCCTCACCGCCTGCGCAGCCTCGAGCCAGGCCATAGGAGAAGCGACCGAAATCATTCGTCGCGGCGACGCAGACGCAATGCTGTCCGGCGGCGCCCACAGTATGATTCATCCATTCGGTCTCACTGGTTTTAATCTGCTTACGGCTCTTTCGGAACGCAACGACAGTCCGTCAACGGCATCACGTCCTTTCGACCTCACACGAGACGGATTCGTACTTGGTGAAGGTGCGGGCATGGTGGTTCTTGAAGAACTGAAGCATGCAAAGGCCCGCGGAGCCGAAATTTACGGAGAAATTCGTGGTTATGGATCATCAGCCGATGCATTTCGGATAACCGATATCCATCCGGAAGGTCGAGGAGCAATCAACTGTATTCGAATGGCACTTGATGATGCAGAAATCACCCCGGAAGAGATCGGCTATGTGAATGCTCATGGTACCAGTACAAAGGTCAATGACCGCGTCGAAACCATGGCCATCAAAGGTGGTTTAGGTAATCACGCTCAACACGTGCCGATTTCCAGCATCAAAAGTATGATGGGACACCTGATCGCTGCCGCCGGCAGTGTCGAAGCGATCACATGTCTCATGGCCATTCGGGACGGTGTGCTTCCGCCAACCATCAACTATGGAACCCCCGATCCTGATTGCGATCTGGACTATATTCCCAACGAAGCTCGTGAGGTCCCCCTGAAAGCGGCACTGTCAAATAGTTTCGGTTTTGGCGGTCAGAATGTCTCTTTGATCGTATCTGCCTATGCGGCATAGTGAATTCCATTGACCAATACGGATCTGTGCTGCAGGATGGAAGGAATTCACTGTGATTTACGAATTGAACACCGTTACAAAGCCCGCGATCGTTGGCTGAATCCAACCGATTGTGTGCTGATTCGCCGGAGTTGTCGTCGTGACGATCCCCCTCTATTTCGGCGGCCTTGTTTGTATTGTCGTGCTGGCCGAACTGATATTTCGTCAATTTGCGGCGAAACGCATCAGGCATGTCTTTGAAAACGTCCCGCCCTTTGGCGTAGTACCTGCTGAATTCTCCCCTGGTGCCCGGCAGCTTTCCTTCCGGTCGACCGATGGACTGAGACTGTCCGGCAGTCTGCATTCGCCAGTGTCGGGAGAGCCCCCGCGAGGTCTGGTGATATTCTGCCCGGAGCTCAGTGGTAACCACTGGATGGCGACTCACTATTGTCACAGTTTGCTAAACAATGGCTTTGCTGTCCTGAGCTTTGATTTTCGCAACCAGGGACAGAGCGATTCACAGGACGGCTACGTTCCAATCCACTGGGTGACCGAGTATGAAATGCAGGACATCGCCGGGGCACTGGAATTCATTGAGACGGACGAGGTCCTGAGTACATTGCCCCTGGCTGCTTTTGGTGTGAGCCGCGGGGGTGCCGCTGCCCTTGCCGCCGCCTGCCGCTACCCTCGGATTCGTGCTGTTCTGGCAGATAGTGCATTTGGCACAATGGGAATGACACAACATTATGTGAAACGTTTCGGCCGTCTGATTATCCCTGGCTGGATCTTCAAAATTCTTCCTGACTGGCATATCGAAATCACGCTAAAACAGGCCATGCGGTACAGCGAAACTGCTCGAAACTGCCGTTATGTTCATCTGGAGCGTGAGACCATTCATCGGGACGACACATCCGTAAAACTGATCTCAGGAATGCGTGATTCCTATGTGACCCCCACTGTGGCCGGTGCTCTGGCAGACCTGTTCGGTGGAGAACAGGTTCTTTGGATGGTGGAACGGGCCAAACACAATATGGCCAGAGCCGTCGCTAAAGAGGAATACGACCGGTGTGTCGCAGAACACTTTGAACCACTTGCGTTGAACTCCTCCACCGAATCACTCAGCCCCGTCCAACACCGAACAATTACCACAGGTTCCTAGTGTGTATGTGCGGCCGCCGCACAACATGCCACCAGGCGATCGACCCGTCAGGAAACCCTGCTCAGACTGAAAGTCAGCAGCAACGAGATTTTAGTCCGGCATTGTTGGCAGCAGCCAAACGCTGCCGGACTGAAGACAGTTACTCGTAATGTAATATTTGTCACTGCAGTCTCTGTTCGTCAGTCGAAACGCAACATGAATCCCACCGGTAAACAGACGTTTTTTGAACGGAATACCGAAAACTCTCTCTCTGAAACATCTGAGTAATCAATGTATTTTCCGAGAGTTCCGGATCAATTTTTTTTCGGAGCCGGATCCGAAATTTGATCCCGTCCGGTTTCAAAAACAATCCGAAACGATCTGCGTGAAGAGACGATTGACTGAATCCGACAAGCCCGAACGAATGGTGAAAGAGAATCCGTCAACAGAAAACGCTGATACAAATTTACCGAAACACATACTGTGCGGGCACGCACCATACCACTGCAGCAACACAATACGGGCATACGGTTCGGCAGAAATGAACCACGGGCTGCGAGCGCTCAGTTCTGCTGACGAGATCAATCCAAACGGTAGCCAGGGTCGATTCAATCAAAGAAACTGCAACGGGAAACCAACACGATAAAAATGGATTCAGCCCGGGGGACGGCACCGCCCCTCCGTTCCATCCGCGTCGACGGCACAGGGACAACTAAGGTGCCTATTTCAATTCCGTCAGCTGCGATCGAGTATCGATATGACAACATTCCTGTTCATGATTCTTTCGGCAGTCATACTGACCGACTGCCCTGAGCCTGATGATCGTCCGCACGAAGTGCAGCTGACTTTCGATGCTTATAACCACCGACTCGACAACAACGACAATTTCTCACCTGACGACCGCTGGCTGGTTTATGACACTCGCCCCAACGATGGCGGTATTCGAATGGGACAGCGCATTGAAAAAGTGCATGTGCCGTCAGGAAAAATTGCCACGATCTACAGAGCCCCAAATCCCACGATAACGGGACCAGGGATTGCAGCCGCAAGTTACCATCCAAAAAAACACCGGGTCGTATTCATCCACGGACTTACAAATCATTCCGAATCGCATCCCTATGACTGGTGGAGGCGATTCGGAATGATGATTGATGAAACCGGACCCCAAAAACCCATTGTCGTGGACGCCAGAGACGTCGTACCACCGTTCACTCCCGGTGCATTACGAGGTGGAACACACCGGCATGAGTTCAGTGGGGACGGAAAGTGGATCGGATTCACGTACAATGACGCCCTGATGGCCACCAATGGCAAACAATACAGCCTGCGAACGATTGGCGTCACCAAACTTGACCGTCCGACCCGAATCATCGGAACAGGAGATCGAGCCAATTTTTCCGGCAACGGAACTTCGGCACTGGTTGTTCGAGTGACCTCGAATCCGTCCCCCGGTTCCGACGAAATCAATCGAGCTTCGTTCGACAGCTGGATCGGAACTCAGGGATATACGACCGCCGATGGACGCAAACAGCTGGCCCGGGCTTTCCTTGGTAACGTCATCAGTCTCTCCCGCAAAGAAGTTTCAGAACTGTTTGTGGTCGACATTCCTTCAGATCTGACAGTGCCGGGAGACTATGGGCCGCTGGAAGGCACAACTATCACCATGCCAATGCCCCCTGCTGGCGCGGCCCAGCGTCGTCTGACATACACCACGGACCGTCGGTTCCCAGGCTTCAGCGGTAATGTTCGTTCGAACGCCGATGGATCGATGCTGGCCTGCCGCGCAAGGGACGAACGCGGTATTGATCAGGTCATTCTGGCTTCACCGGTGGATGGCCGCAGACATCAACTGACGTCGTTCGAGTCTAACGTACAGTCCGATATTCGATGGCATCCGAACGGCACTCATGTGTGCTTTGTCCAGAACAACACAATCGTGCTGTTGAATGTTGAAAACTCGGCGTTTCGCAGGGTAACGTCGCAATCACTCGCCAGCCCGTTTGCACTGGTCTGGAGTCGTAACGGAAACGCAATCGCTTTTAATCGAATCCTGCCGGACAACAGATCTGGAGCCTTATACGCACAGATCTTCATCGTTCACATCACTGCAGATCAGTTACCGTAACCTGCGTTACTTCACCAAGAGCCGACACATCCAGCCCTTTTTGCAGCCCAACAGCATCCTGTCATCAGTCAAGTTCTGCGATCAAAGCAAGACTGTGGCAACGTCATGCCAAAACGCATTGCTGCACAAAAACTTGGGGAAGGTCGTCCGATTTAAGTCATCACACAACGTGTGATGGAGATCAATCCAGGAGTTTTACGGGGCTGCAGCTGCGCACATCACAACGGACACGTGGCAAAAAGAAACGCAGCTGGCAAACTGATTCGAGGGGAACAGACCCGATATATTTTACGGCACGTGCTGATTGCCAGTGTCCCGTCCGGTCTGTGTTCAGCTGTTAACCACAAACCTGTCAGGCGGCAGCACAATACAGTCAACGCACCGGCAGACCACACGCAAACTTAAACTGCTTCAATAATGCAGTAAGATGGTCAACCGACATGAAACAGTTGCACCGAAATTCACGTAACGAGGGTCAATGATCCGAAACAGCTTTCAATTCGGTGGTCTCCTCCCGCACATGAAGGCCACCGAATCGCTCTGCCTAAACCCTTTGAGATGAGGCATTACGGAGGGCATATCCAGCAACGCTCAGCGCAACGCATGCGCACCTAATATCAGCCGCGACTCCGGCGACGTAAAATCACGCCGGAGTCAGCGCACTGGCCGGGCTTAGTTTCTGCTGATTTGATTACACAGAAAGAGGCGATCAATCCGCTTAGTAGCGGTCGCGTCCTCCTCCGCCGCCGTAACCACCTCGTCCTCCGCCACCACCGCCCCGTCGATCTTCACGAGGACGAGCTTCGTTCACAACAATCTGACGACCATCCAGATCCGAACCGTTCAAAGCATCAATCGCTTCGTCTCCGCCGGAGTCCATTTCCACGAAACCAAACCCTTTGGATCGTCCGGTTTCCCGATCACTAATAACCTTGGCTGACGTAACAACGCCAAACTGAGCAAATGCCTGCTCAAGTCCTTCAGACGTCGTGGCCCACGCGAGGCTTCCAACAAAAATGTTCTTACTCATTCCCAAACCCTTGAGCTACACAGCTACAAAAACAACCGTGTTACTGCCACACAGCAACAATTGAAACCAGGAATTTGAAACGCTGCCTTCGTTTGAAGAACAACGTCGTGTGGCCTGCTTTTCACCAACTCCGGAGTCATCAAAACTTAGCTGTCCGAAGCAGGTTTACGACACCAATTGACTCTAAAACACCTCAATTGAAGTCAATATCAAATTCACATTTTGGTGACGCTACCCATACGAGCCTGGAATAGCAACACCAGCTAGCAATCTACTGCAAAATCAAAGGCAGATTGAATAAACCGTGAAACGGGCCTTTCCACTGTGTTCCGTGAGCTCAGTGCAATAACACCCTGTTTGAAATGGTTTGAGAAGCGATTCAGCGTATCAAACAGCGACCCGTTTATGGAGAATCTCAGATGTCTGCCGAAAAACAGACAGACCAGTCTCCCATCAGTTGAACATCAAGGGACATGAGCACCAAAACAGCGTTCCAGTAGCGTTTTAACTATAAATTCCAATGTATTGCAGGGTTCGTTGACGGGGCAATGGTCCGCGGAACCTGCCACAGAAAATTGTCTGCCACGCATGATTTCGATCCGTGGCGGGTGGACAGAGCGATGGTCTATGATCCTCTGTCGAAAACTCACTACACAGCGTGACGGTGACAAGGCCGTGAGCCGCAAGACGATGGATGAACGGAATGAGCAACTCACCACGATCCCTTAACGTCGCTATCATCGGTGGCGGCATGTTCTTTGATGAAATCATTGGACAGAGTTTCACGGATTTTATGCGGGGCGGCATTTCAGGAGCTCTGACAAGTATCGGCATGAGTCACCTGGCCGCCGATGTTGCTGATGTACAGATCCGGGTATCGGCAGTCGGCACCAGGAGCAAAGAAACCGGTACAGCCGACCGGATCGTTAAACGTTTTGCTGAAGAATTCCCGGAAACTCGAATCGACGCCTGCTACGGTAACTCCGTCTGGAAAGAAATTCTTGATTCACATCGACCGGACGTCCTGTTCGTCGCGACTCCTGACCACGTTCATACCCAACCTATTCTTGATGCGCTCCAGGCCGGATGTGACGTGATTACCGAAAAGCCACTTTGCCTGACGCTGGCAGAGACGGACCAAATCATCACACAAGCAAAACAGGCTCAACGAATTGTAGCCGTTGACATGCACAAACGATTCGATCCGTTTGTTCGCGAAATGATGGCTAATGCCCGCCACAAGTATGGAACAATTAACCGTGTGCGTGCCGTTTTGGAAGAACCTCTGGAAGTTAGTACCGAGATCTTTGCCTGGGCCGAAAACAGCAACCCGTTCGCCTATGTGGGCTGCCACTGGCTGGACGTGGTACATCATTATCTGAAGGTGAAACCCCAAACCGTCTTCGCAACCGGTCAGAAACAGCTTCTGCAGGGCTGGGATGAACATCACCTTGAGGTTGCTCGTCGACGTGGAACAGACCCGTCAGGGTTCAGACGTCGGCATAAAATCCACACGTGGGACAGCGTGGATGTGGCCGTAACATACGATGACGGAATGCGTGGCGACTATAATAACAACTGGATCAACCCTGCAGAGTTCGAAGGAGCGGTGAATCAGGAGATCGAGCTGTATGGAATTTACGGTCGAGGCATCGTCGATCAGCAGGATCGAGGTTATCGTGAAGCCGTCATTGGAGACGGGTCCAGGACTCGCAATCCGTCATTCGGAGGTCGCATGCACCACACAGGAGCACACCCGGAACTTTTCGGATATGGCAAGGCCTCAATTGCCTCCGGGTTGCTGGCCATTATTCGAAGAAGACTGCTCGGAGAATCTCCTGAATCACTGGTTGAAACCTATCCCACAGCCGCCAGTCAGCGTGACGTGGTGCAGGTGATCGAAGCTGCCACCGTTGTCGCCGAAAAAAATGAGCAGCACTTTCTGGACGGACGTGGAACTCCGGCAACTGCGATCCTCAGTGATTCCGGAATCCAGTATATTGAACCATGACCAGAAACGTGCCCGCAATCTGGACACCACTCACCACTCACCACTGAGGCACAGTCGACAATGTCAGACGGGCATTCGTCGGCAGGGACGGCAAACATAAGCAGACTGAGCACCATCACACCAGGAACCGGTCGACGTCCCAAATCCTTCCGATGCACGACAGATTCTGCCCGAGAAAAATAAACGTCCGGCTGACATCTGTCAGATCAGAACGTAACAACTTCCCCCCCTGCCATTGTCGACAGAGCACGATAAGTTGCCGAATCAACATACTCGTTGAGGAACTGAACCGACCCGTCACCAAGCAGAAACAAACCGCCGGCGTCATGTGCGCTGCGGAAGTTGCTGACGGTGTCAGAGCCGCCGTTCAGGCTGCTGCGACAATCAACGAGACCTGCGAGGTCTGCCCCCCCGCCACCGGACGAAACTGAAATGTCAGTATAAGTTGCGGTGACCGGGTTCTTATTCAGCCGTTCCACAGTTGAAGCGAGCAAACCTGAGGAGAAATTGTTGTTTGAGCGATCGTCTCTGTTGGCGGGCTCCCCAATCATCCAGGAGACGTTTGCTTCTGTAAGGTTGGCTGTAGCGGGATCTGTGCATCCAAGTCCGGCGCAAAGCAGATGCAGAGGGCCTCCGGCCGCTTCTCCCATTGCAAATGTATTTGAAGTACCGTCGGCAACATCACGAATTCGAGTTGACTGATTGACATTGAACATGCCCCTTGCGCCGGACGGGATATCTCCATACGTAGGTGAGGCGTTCGTACCACCACCGTAAAGCTGCGCCAGCACAGACTGCAGGTTGCCTTCAACGCAGGTCGCATCGTTGACTCCTTTGGAAAACACGTAGTGTGTCAGCCCCACAAAACGCCCCCTCACATTCCCGGGATTCGATACCGGTACGGTTGGACAGATAAACAGCGGCAGGATCTGCTTTTCAATATCCGGGTTTTGATTCTGCCACGGTGATTCGAATACGTACTGCTCATACAGATTTCTCTGTTCGATGAACGGCAGGATTGACGTCAGCGGACTTGCCATCGTGCGCGGAGCAACCTGGGCGCCTGAACTGACCCCCATGATCCCTCCCAGAGGAAACATCAAATAAACGTCATGGTAGTTGTGCAGTGCGAGCCCCAGGTTGTGCAAATTATTTCGACACTGGGTACGTCGCGCAGCTTCACGAGCCTGCTGCACCGCCGGCAGCAGTAAGGACATCAGAATGGCGATAATTGCAATCACCACCAGCAACTCAATCAGCGTGAATCCTCGTGTTCGACATCGGTGGATCGGTTTTTCTCCCATGGGGAATTCCTTTACACAGAGTGTGAAGTCAGAACTGCCGTTGCGGGCTGAGATTCGGGAAGGATCCGCACGTCTCCTTCAGACTAACAGAGCGTTTAACCATTGTTTCTTTTCGTAAACGATTCGGCAAGACCACA
The Fuerstiella sp. genome window above contains:
- a CDS encoding DUF1559 domain-containing protein, giving the protein MGEKPIHRCRTRGFTLIELLVVIAIIAILMSLLLPAVQQAREAARRTQCRNNLHNLGLALHNYHDVYLMFPLGGIMGVSSGAQVAPRTMASPLTSILPFIEQRNLYEQYVFESPWQNQNPDIEKQILPLFICPTVPVSNPGNVRGRFVGLTHYVFSKGVNDATCVEGNLQSVLAQLYGGGTNASPTYGDIPSGARGMFNVNQSTRIRDVADGTSNTFAMGEAAGGPLHLLCAGLGCTDPATANLTEANVSWMIGEPANRDDRSNNNFSSGLLASTVERLNKNPVTATYTDISVSSGGGGADLAGLVDCRSSLNGGSDTVSNFRSAHDAGGLFLLGDGSVQFLNEYVDSATYRALSTMAGGEVVTF
- a CDS encoding beta-hydroxyacyl-ACP dehydratase — translated: MKFCLVDRIIEIIPGQSIATLKNVSLAEEYLEDHFPGFSVFPGVMMVEVMVQSCAWLSRATDEFKYSAVLLQEAKAVKFNSFLKPGRTLNVTATLRKNDDHQVSFTASGTVDGESAVSARLVLSKQNLSDQRPDMAANDQRLIAAMKDQYAQMMPDAS
- a CDS encoding Gfo/Idh/MocA family oxidoreductase, which gives rise to MSNSPRSLNVAIIGGGMFFDEIIGQSFTDFMRGGISGALTSIGMSHLAADVADVQIRVSAVGTRSKETGTADRIVKRFAEEFPETRIDACYGNSVWKEILDSHRPDVLFVATPDHVHTQPILDALQAGCDVITEKPLCLTLAETDQIITQAKQAQRIVAVDMHKRFDPFVREMMANARHKYGTINRVRAVLEEPLEVSTEIFAWAENSNPFAYVGCHWLDVVHHYLKVKPQTVFATGQKQLLQGWDEHHLEVARRRGTDPSGFRRRHKIHTWDSVDVAVTYDDGMRGDYNNNWINPAEFEGAVNQEIELYGIYGRGIVDQQDRGYREAVIGDGSRTRNPSFGGRMHHTGAHPELFGYGKASIASGLLAIIRRRLLGESPESLVETYPTAASQRDVVQVIEAATVVAEKNEQHFLDGRGTPATAILSDSGIQYIEP
- a CDS encoding RNA-binding protein, which translates into the protein MSKNIFVGSLAWATTSEGLEQAFAQFGVVTSAKVISDRETGRSKGFGFVEMDSGGDEAIDALNGSDLDGRQIVVNEARPREDRRGGGGGGRGGYGGGGGRDRY
- the fabF gene encoding beta-ketoacyl-ACP synthase II; translation: MKRRVVVTGIGCISPLGNTVESMWEKLQEGVSGVDHITCFDAAGFPTQFAAEVKDYRLADYIDDTERFADAGRNIRFAIGAATQAITDSGLTEDARFDPAKFGVYLGAGEGQQDFMQFMELVADSQDNGIVNQEKFTHDFLDRMNPQFEIELEPNMAAAHLASLFNAQGPNLNCLTACAASSQAIGEATEIIRRGDADAMLSGGAHSMIHPFGLTGFNLLTALSERNDSPSTASRPFDLTRDGFVLGEGAGMVVLEELKHAKARGAEIYGEIRGYGSSADAFRITDIHPEGRGAINCIRMALDDAEITPEEIGYVNAHGTSTKVNDRVETMAIKGGLGNHAQHVPISSIKSMMGHLIAAAGSVEAITCLMAIRDGVLPPTINYGTPDPDCDLDYIPNEAREVPLKAALSNSFGFGGQNVSLIVSAYAA
- a CDS encoding DUF3748 domain-containing protein; amino-acid sequence: MTTFLFMILSAVILTDCPEPDDRPHEVQLTFDAYNHRLDNNDNFSPDDRWLVYDTRPNDGGIRMGQRIEKVHVPSGKIATIYRAPNPTITGPGIAAASYHPKKHRVVFIHGLTNHSESHPYDWWRRFGMMIDETGPQKPIVVDARDVVPPFTPGALRGGTHRHEFSGDGKWIGFTYNDALMATNGKQYSLRTIGVTKLDRPTRIIGTGDRANFSGNGTSALVVRVTSNPSPGSDEINRASFDSWIGTQGYTTADGRKQLARAFLGNVISLSRKEVSELFVVDIPSDLTVPGDYGPLEGTTITMPMPPAGAAQRRLTYTTDRRFPGFSGNVRSNADGSMLACRARDERGIDQVILASPVDGRRHQLTSFESNVQSDIRWHPNGTHVCFVQNNTIVLLNVENSAFRRVTSQSLASPFALVWSRNGNAIAFNRILPDNRSGALYAQIFIVHITADQLP
- a CDS encoding beta-hydroxyacyl-ACP dehydratase, producing MRWYWIDRFVEFESGRHATAVKNVSLAEEHLHDHYPGFPVMPGTLIIEGMAQTGGILLGEVNNFAHNVILAKVPKIRFHSWALPGDQLLYAATLQDIREEGGSVSVRATVADRLVADGEIMFVHLSSDDPQLSRIDQKNFVFRMNLMDIMDVGKTGTGCSE
- a CDS encoding lysophospholipase, with the protein product MTIPLYFGGLVCIVVLAELIFRQFAAKRIRHVFENVPPFGVVPAEFSPGARQLSFRSTDGLRLSGSLHSPVSGEPPRGLVIFCPELSGNHWMATHYCHSLLNNGFAVLSFDFRNQGQSDSQDGYVPIHWVTEYEMQDIAGALEFIETDEVLSTLPLAAFGVSRGGAAALAAACRYPRIRAVLADSAFGTMGMTQHYVKRFGRLIIPGWIFKILPDWHIEITLKQAMRYSETARNCRYVHLERETIHRDDTSVKLISGMRDSYVTPTVAGALADLFGGEQVLWMVERAKHNMARAVAKEEYDRCVAEHFEPLALNSSTESLSPVQHRTITTGS
- the fabG gene encoding 3-oxoacyl-[acyl-carrier-protein] reductase; protein product: MSLEGRVAIVTGGSRGIGRAVVESLAADGARVAFVYNSNSSAADEVVNAVKAAGGECVAIQADVRSRESADRIVTDVVEMWDSVDILVNNAGIIRDGLLAMMNESDWQDVITTNLNSVFNFCKAVTRQMMSQRYGRIINMSSVAASVANPGQANYAASKGGVEGFTRCIAAELSRRGITANAVAPGFIETDMTKEVVSAAGKEIKKKIPARRLGTPSDIANAVRFLAQQESSYITGQVLTVDGGLTLGGL
- a CDS encoding acyl carrier protein, which translates into the protein MPSSEEVFDKVRETLIDALGLDDDEVTREATLIEDLGAESIDFLDIVFRLEKEFDIKIPRGELFPENLAAADSGFVEDDRITEQGLVQLREKMPYADIERFAQDPQVSAIPNLFTVNMICKYIDARLG